cagaaaaaaaaaatggcgccGTGCGGCTTTTCCCGCCGGCATTACAGCGCGACGACTTCCCGAGGTTCCCGCCCTTTTTGCACCAGCCACAGTGATAAGTTGATTGAACGGCGGGCAATTTTGGGGTCCCCGGCGCGAAACCAGGAGCCCCCCAGCTCGGCGAAACGGAGACGCCCGGGACCTCTGCCCTGGAAATCCAAGGCGCGGCGCAGCACACCGGCACGGGTCCCCCCCGGCAGCCAACACAAACAGCAATTACGGCCTGCTCAGACAGCCCTCGCATGAAATGGGGCCTTGTCCCCGACAAGCCAGGAAAGAAAGGTCATTATGTCCATTGTTGGGCATCAAGAAGTTTCCAGTTATGGTTGTTTACTCGCTCCGGCTCTTCATTGGTTCATCCGACGACCCTCTGGGGTCAGGGGGAGGATAAGCGCGTTAATTTGGCGGCGCTGTGGGATCCCCCGACATCTGGCTCTGCCTAAGAAGCTGGAAAACATCTTTAATATTCTCCTGACAGCCGCGCGGACATGTGGAAAACGTTCTTGACGTCTTAATCTGCAGAGCTCCCGAAAAGTACACGCTCGGCTTCGTAATTTGTTACGAGGGAGGACCTAACGGTTCGCATGGACACCGGCGGGTGTGTTCTGCCGCCCCGGCCGCCATTTTACACGAAGACGGTGGCATTTTCGTCCACCGACTAGAAGACAGCTGTCCAAACACGCGAAGATGTACAGTGTCTTCAGCGGCGCTCTGAGAATGAACGAGAAAACAATGGAGGCTTTGGTACAGAATGCATTCTGGGTATTTGGTTGAGCGGTCCAACAAAAGCGCAGACGTGCAAAAACGGCCCACAACGCATCATTAATACGCATATGGACACCAGACACTTGTGGTCCCGggtaaaaatttttttttttttttttttttttcttcccgcAACGCAGCGCCGAAAAATTCTTCAATTACACTGATTACACGTGTCCTACGGTTCAAACCGAGATGGGCGAGGCCTCTTCCAGGTGATTATTTTTTCACATGGGACCGAGACATTTATTTAGGCCCAGCAGAATACTGGGCCCTTGTGGTTCGTGTGATTGGTGATTAAACTTTGGTTTATCTTATAGCTTTGTTTGCACAGATGAAGCGCTGGACAAGCGTAGGATTTGGGAACGTGGAACGCGTGCTTCTATACTTTCACCTGCGTTGCCAGATTTTAATAAGGTCGAACAGAGGAGATGTGGGGCCATGTGTTTCCATTCAGTATCACAGGCTACTGCATCGTCTACCTGATATTGAAATTGGACATCTTACGCACGTTTATGGCATATACACCGCATATTTACAGGCCGTGAAAGCCACACAGACGTGGAGCATTACAATACAACCTGACTGGAaacattgttctgtgtgttttttttttttttacaccctgGGCGCTTTGTGAATAGGGCCCTGAATGCCTCTCTGTGTCTTCTCTGCAGATGGGGATTTCTGTGGTGGATTCCTCTGTGGCAGGTCTGGGAGGTTGCCCGTTCGCCAAAGGGGCCACGGGCAACGTTTCAACCGAGGATGTTGTGTATATGCTCAATGGCCTGGGCATTGAAACGGTACGTGCGCCTCCGCGGCAGAAATGTCCGTCACACGTCGCATGGTGGACCAGTGTCGTAATTGCAGTGGAGAAAAGTAAAAAGCCAATAAAATGTCTAACGTGCACATGTGAGTCCTTTACAACTTGTGCAAGTAATCAtgtttaaattgtaatattCATTAATATTCGTGGCAGTGTTCTGATTAATTTAGGACACAGATGGTTGATTATCCCTCATTAAGAGACAGGaccaacgttttttttttgacgaCGTCAACCAGAACATTAAGACAGagtcatgttttttctttattaataataataataagaagaaatagAATAATAGTCCGCTcatgtaataataatgcatgTGCTATAATTATTGGCCAAGTACGTGCAAgcacaaggaatttgattccggttgatggtgtctctcaagtacagaatagaagacaacaacaacaacaacaatgtgcaaggatgtgtgtaagtgtaactgaatataaatatatgtgtgaatgtacataggtctatacatatatttatattcagtatatatatttataaacagtataaacatatgCAATGTAACAGTCCAAATGACAGGTTTATACTAGCTGCGTACCTGCTTCTGCTTTTAGTTCAGTGCACCTTCCAGTGTCAGTTTACGCTTGACCTCTTagagtgtgtttctttttctgttgcaCCCCCTACTGGTCAATTCAAGATATGTGCAATTCATTGTGCTTCttccctgctgtgtgtgttaaaacaGGGAGTCAACCTCTCGAAAGTCATACATGCTGGAGAATTCATCTGCAAGGCCTTAAACCGCAGCACCAATTCCAAGGTGGCTCAAGCCACCCTCAAGTCAGAGACTTCCTAGAAAAAGCAGGCGTGCTGTAATATGGGCTACGTCATACCACCTTGCTAAAGTGCTCACTTATGAATGCAATGCACTACACCTGTACAGATGATGCTGTTTCCCTGTGATTATTTTTGCAATGTCAGCCACTAGTCTGTTTTTGTATAGCAATGTCCCCAAACCTGACTTGTATGGCCAATAACTGATTTTTTTACTCACCTGTACTTATgtgcttattatttatttaatcattaacgcattcattattttattagaaaaaCAATTAagctctgccttttttttttgcaattatctGTCTTCTGCGGCTGGTGCATTTTCGCTTGTAAAAGCTCATTTTCTTTCTCCCGTTCATGTCATGTCTCCCACCACAATTATGTGTTTGAAATTATGCAGAGAAGAGTGGCGGGTCATCTGGGGTCAGGCAGAGTTTAAAAATCTAGTCGGATATGGATTATTatctattaattttttttaagatcaaGCCTGTATGCCATTACTCTCAGGTCTCACCTTCTTTATTGAAAAGGGAAATATGCTGCAGGCATCGCCAGTCTGAAATGAATCTGTTAATATCCAGTAATTATACAGGCACGTCATGCAGTACTGCATGCCTTAAATGATGTGCTGTGGGTTTTGGTACTAACTGCCACTCATGAACTTTatgaaatattgtattcatagctgtgtctgtattttttttttttaattatcattaaaaaGTTCCAACCTTAAAAGGAATCTCAGTAGGCAGAAATATTCACAAGAGTCATTTCCTCAAACTTATCTCCCAAAAATGCTAATATAAGCTGCTTCTACtaacaaaattaaattaaagcagCTCCTGTCTTTAGATGCTCCCTAATCGGCCTTGGCTCCCTAATTAGATTATTTCTATTTGAATAATTACAACCTTTacattaaaactaaaaaaaaaaataaaaacactgtaaTGTATTAGCCATCTCACCTCTCTTTGGGATACATCTGGTGTATGAAGCAGGGACAATCTTAAtggcaaatacattttttttaaattgattctAATATATACCcacatataatattattttaatgtaattctgAACTAAACAGTTTCATTATTAGACCAACATTGCTTTATTAACATTGTCAGCATTCTCTATGCAAACTAACAAACTAATGTTGGTGAACTGTACACCAGTCCAGTAGGTATTTCACTTTTCGTGCACCATGCACTGTCCATCAAATTCAATCACACACAGGGGTGTCTTTCACCCGAACTGGGGTGCTCCATCTCTGCTATATCTGCCTCTGTGAATCTAATGTCTCTGGCAGGTCCATTTGGTTGCAGATGAGCCAGAGAAAATGTTGGGTACCGTGGCACACGCCTGTGAACCAGTGCTGTGTTTGCAAAGGAGGGGCTcaatatactgaatacatacaTGGCTTTATGGAACAATGTGAAACTTGAGATGTTGCATATTGTGTATGATATGTGTGTATACGTTGTGTACCTGAATCTGCAATGATGTGGCACCAGTGTGTAGTGCCATATGAGGTCTATTGaccatacatttatatacaattataGTTGCATGATTTAACCAAAAAGATATTATTACAAGGCATGCACCAACTTTTCTTTAATGATGTGATTTGTAGGAAGTGTGTTTTTTGTAATACTTATAAAGTAGTTCAGAGAATCTTAAATTTAAGCTGAAGCTCTATTTATACTTTTGCAGTTGTGGCTATGCTCAATAAAGAACATATTAAAGTCCAGAAAGTATTAATGCATAATGGTGATTTGGGTTATTGacttttttgttaaatacaattGAAGGAATGGATACAAAAAAATAGGATCATGAGCAGGTTCCTTTTTTATGTGACAATGACTGACATAAGAATTATAGCCAGACCTGACTGCCAATCCACAAAAAGCTGAACACCACCCTGCCTTAAACGTTTTCATGAGACGTGttcaaatagaaaaagaagTTACGTGGATCACTGCTCCACCGAAACTGACGTCGGATTTCTTTGGCATGGTCATGCAATTTTTTCTACAATACTGACTTCATGACATAAATCAAAACAGCAAAACAGccaaaatgtccacaaaatCCCAGCAGTTTCCCTTGCGAACGTGATTCCTGCCTTGGAAGGCAGTAACTGACCAAGCGCATTTACTTTTAAACTACtgtgtaatttaaaaaataactaatAAAATTCTGTTGACAGAGTCGTCTTCCCTCATTTATTAAATGTCACATTACATACATTTGGATGGACCAGCACAGATTATAATACCAAAGCAAACATGCAAAAAGTaacagaaaatatataatttatgcaTTAATATGATACAGAAACATAAGTTAACACGAGGCAGGTTTATTCTAGAACACAATGTTCTTGTCTGGTGGAGGGTCAAATCTGGGTTTCTCTGCGTTTCTCTGTGTCCTACAGGGCGAGAAGAGAAAGCGATGTGTTAAGGAATATTGAATTAGTCGAGCTCCGGAGTAAACGGTGTCCGGCGCTGGCAGGTTTCGTCTTCAGCGGCGTGCGAACGCTTACCCCAGCTCATGCAGAACGGTGAGAACCACGGCTAGGACGACCACAAACACCAAAATGTAGACAAAAAGAAAGATGTGTTCTGTAGAAAGACAGAAAGGCAGAAATATTTGGTTTGTCTTGAATCGGTGgtgttgttttaataaaatatgattCTACATTGCACACAAAAGGTTATTTTGgtgattttataataaaattggATTAAAAACAGttggataaataaaaatatgtttatccATGACTTTATGAAGGGCTGTGAGTGACAGTTTTGGCTAACCAAAAAACCAAAGCACTGCTTTGATGTCCTTGGAGGGGGAGGCTTTTACTTGTGGAATATAccaaatttccattttttttctttaattctgCCTCAGCCTGTCAGAGGTGCTAAAACCCACCTCTGAACCACCACTCTCCATTTGGTGATGTATATATCGGTGAAGGCTGAGCAGGTGAGCTGTCTGCTCTCGAGCTTTTCACTGCAAacggaataaaaaaacaaatcacaaaCCCAAAACCGTTCCTAAAAAAGTTCCTAAACCGTTCCTAAACCCTGTTCCTAAAACGTGTGTGGGGCGCCGCTCTTACTGAACCACGACTTGTTGTGAAGAACCTGCTGCAGCGCGTGGCACTTGTGCAGATCGCGGCCGTGAAGTCCGTCGCAGGAGCAGGGACGCTGGAGCCGGGAACCCGCGGTGGCCACCAAGGCCGCCCGGCATCGCTCATCGCCGACGAGGTCCGGCCAGCCACCGGCATCCAGCCCAGCATGGAGGTCGGGCTCAATGCCCAGACATCTGGACGTGAGGTCTTCAAACTTCTGACTGTGAATTTTAATAACGACAAAGATGCGCATTGATTAGCGATGAACATGAAGAACACGGAACTTGTGCATTAGCTGACATTTGAATCTTGAACTAAAAGAAAGCACGACTACGCaatgctttaaatgtacagggtggggcaccttaataaaatgggaatggttgtgATATTTACGTCccgtttgtggcacattagtatatgtgagggggcaaacttttcaagatgggtggtgaccatagtggccattttgaagtcggccatcttggatccaactttagttttttcaataggaagagggtcatgtgacacatcaaatttattggtaatttcacaagaaaaacaatggtgtgcttggttttaacgtaactttcaTGGGTTATTTATAAGTTTCTGaacacttataaaatgtgttcaatgtcaccaaccattcccgttttattaaggtgtatccatataaatggcccaccctgtagattatattatgtaatgtggattatataaatatttaaatcttACTCATGTGATGCAGTCACCACAACACCcagaaacaaacctgcaggcggGATTCTGCAGGCACCCGTCGAGCATTTCTAAACATGTCCAGACCTCCTGTCCCCCACACGTGCCGCCGTGCAGACTGGCCTCGGCCAGCTGACAGGCCTGGTCGCCACGGTCACACGTGCAAAAGAACAGCGCCTCCGCCACGCCCTCCGGCGCGCCGGAGTAAAACTGACGGACGGCCGTCTCACAGAGGGTCTGGACGCACTGACTCGGAGGACAGGCCTGCACAAGCGGCACCAGCCACCGGTTGCAGACTTTGTCTTCGACGCAGGCCCTCATTCGCTGAAAACACGACCGGTTCGTTGCGTGAGCTGCGCGGTGAAGAGTGGGACAGACGGCAAACGGCGGCGAATCAATTTCCATTTCCGCAACAATTTCTTACTGGAGACAGATGTCGATTTCAACCATTACCTTGAGCCGCGAGGCTGCTGTCTTGCCACTTCGCCTTGGGAGGAGTCCCCTGTTCATCTGCAACACGTGACATATTCATTTCCACACCAATGAAGAGAAACTTTACAtgtaaggcatttggcagacgcccttatccagagcgacttacaacgtgcttccatgttaccatggatgaagtgatcagttctggttcactaggacccccaactatgaatacaatcttttattcactttgttgtagtttctatacataatcagacaataagaaggttacaagttcatctaaatattctttaaagaggaaggtcttgaggtgccgtgtgaaggtgctcagtgactgagctgttctgacctcgaggggaagttcattccaccaccgaggggccaagacggagaagagtctagatgagcgtcttccttttaccttcagagatggagggaccaggcgatcagtactggaggctcggagtatacgaggtgcagtgcgaggtgtaataagggctgtgaggtaggatgatgCTACTCCATGTTAGCGAGAAAGGACTTGGAGAGGAGGGACTAATTTCCCACCCAGACAGATTTCGATGTGCAACTATTTCGGAAACCCAGAAGATGAAATGAACGATGACAAGACCAAACATGGTCTAGTGGCGGATCAGAGGtgctggtgccactgaggtccccttgatgaaggtaccgtccccacacgctgctccccgggcacctgtcatggtgcccactgatcACCGAGGGAGACGGTTAAGTACAGAGGACACGTCACATTGTCCTctgcttcacaatcacttcactttcactttaatttaaaacGTCCCAATAAACTGTATCTTACAAAAACTAAAGGAAGAATCTTACATTGAGGCATGAAGCCGGTCACAGGTGACAATCCAGGCTGCACTCCCTCCTGGGAGTCCTGGACACAAGGCTTCTTCTGAAAGATCTGCTGGACGGCCAGGCACTTCCTCCTCGCGCGGCCGCACGTGCAGTTGGAAAGCGGCGTCCGCCTCAGTCTCTCCCACAGGGCCAGGCAGTACTCGTACCCGGCGGCGGTCCCACACTGGCCTCGGCCCGGCCGGCACGACTCCTCCATCCTCTCGTAGGGAGACGCGCAGCGGTGGGACGCCATGCAGCTCTGGAGGGCGGACAGGCAGCCCGGCGGTCGGCTCTCGGCCAGCGAGTGTGGACCTGGAGGGGAGCgagagtgacagtgaagtgactgtcattgtgaaacgtgtcctctgcatttaacccgtcccatttacagcatttaccagacgtccttatccagagcgacttacagtcagtagttacagggacagtccccccctggagttactcagggttaagtgtcttgctcagggacacgatggtactaagtgggatttgaacctgggtcttctggttcacaggcgagtgtctaacccactaggctactaccatctttcccccttgatgagcagtgggcagctatgacaggcgtgtggggacgctaccttCATTGTGGCGGGTCTGGACTTGTATGGCCACCATTAAAATGCACTAACGCATCTGCAGGCGGCCTCGTGTCATTCGTCCCTCGCTCTGGACACGAGATGTTTGTGGTGTGCCAGCAATGGCTCACTATTGTGTATTTGCTCAGTTTTGTGTGCCGGCCGAGGTTGTTTGCACTGTACCATTCGCTGTTTGGCAGTGGGAGGCGAGCAGGTGCAGAAAGGTGCAAGGCTCCTCGCCCGAACAGACCAATCCGTGCCGTAACGAGGCCTGGGCCAGCATGGATTGGACGGTCAAGTTACAGAGCTCTGCGCCTTTTGTTCGGCACCCTCCATCTGAATAGAAAAGGGCGGctcaggaaacacacacacacacacacatttctattcCTGGCTAACAacggaaaaaaaatccaacaattTTATGGCATTGACGGGCAATTCCGCATCTCCTCGCCACGAAAGTGGCCAGGCCACATACATAACCGATTATTTTGTCATCTTGTTAGGTTAAACGAGGAGAGAAATGTGTTTTGCTCGGTGGAATTGCCCCAGggcaccttttttttctgtaacgcTCCGCAGAAGAAGCCTCGAATGGTTTATCTCTTAATCCCATTTTTATGGGATCTGTTGCAACTATTAAATTAAGCGCGGAATTTATTTCCCACTGTCAGAGCTAAAGGCCACGAGGGAGCGGCGCGGCGCAGTTCCcccacagaataaaaaatatatgtagtgCTCATGGACGTCACGTGTACCTTCAAAGTGACAGATCCGAGTGAGGACGGGCCAGTCCCTTCCGCACCAGCCGGATTCTGCTGCATGGGCCTTCATCAGGGCCGAGCAGTTCCTGGCTTCCGATGCTGCTTCCATGCAGAAGATGTGCAGGCACAGAGCTCctggaaacatttacatttacggcatttaccagacgcccttatccagagcgacttacagtcagtagttacagggacagtccccccctggagacactcagggttaagtgtcttgctcagggacacgatggtagtaagtgggatttgaacctggatcttctaggcgagtgtgttacccactaggctactaccacatccACACATGGTCCAGGAATGAAACATCTCACAGAATGGCATATATCTGTTTTAACCTCAATGTAAAACTTTACTGTATTAATtacaaaaaggagaaaaaaacagtgaatgtcACGTTGTTTTAGTCTAAAGAGCCTCAACTATATAGGCATTCAAGTATGCATATGTGCGCAGTTTGCCAGGATGTCAGCACATCCTCTATAGTAAGTGATTAGTGCGTGCTGACATGTGCATACTTGAATGCCTTTTTAACGTAAATTAaatagtaattatttttttttatggctacTCACCGACCGCGAACGCAGCTCCGCTCAGCCGAACTTCGCGCATCCTCGCCGGAGGAAAGTTGGCGCGCCCGTCGGTGAGGTGACGTCACGTGCGCGCGCCCGGCAGTGAGGTGACGTCACGTGCGCGCGCCCGGCGTAATAAGCGATCATTATTCGTGGCGTTATTCGTGGCTACTACCCGGTGCCTGCAACATGTTGCGTGGACGTGTGgatttgtaaatgtttacaaACCAACTTTGAACTCCATTTTACGTCAGAGATAACTTTTCAATActttaaagtcatttttataCCGACAGTGCATCTTTTGttacattttgtcatgttacaGCCATTCCAAATTGGATTAAATTAATCCTATaatgacaatatgaaaaaaaaatcatccttgAGAAGTTTCTGCAGCTCCattggagtccagctgtggagAAACCAGTGGACTGGACGTGATTTGGAAAGGTACATGcccgtctatataaggtcccacagttgacagttcatgtcgaAGCACAAACCTGgtgtcaaaggaattgtctgtagaccccCAAGACAGcattgtctccaggcacaaatctgggggaGGTTACAGAGAAACTTCTGCCGCTTTGAATGTCCCCATGAGCATAGtgcgtggaagaagttcaaaaccacccggactcaaagtcaaattttatttgtcacatacacagtcatacacagtatgatatgcagtgaaaagCTTTaacgactgctatagacctcaatattgcaaatattgcaagtatacaatgaaccaatatgcaaataatgcaaagatgcaaaccaaaccaaatattacacttttatgtttttaatataaaacataaaatatgtgtaacaggtagggtgaaggtgtgcaaatgagtgacgTCAAAgcataaagtgaaaagtaaaaaaaaagtgcaagagtaaaagtaaaaagtttgtgcaaggattctggggggattgagtccagaagtgattgaaagtgctggagtgtattggagttctatgaagtgttgtggttgaagctcgaatagcctgcgggaagaagctcctcctcgttctctgtgttggacttcagggagcggcaGCGCTTCCCTggtcgcagcagagagaacagtccattgttggggtgggtgaggtccttcaccaTCTTCCTgaccctggtacagcaccgcttgctgtagatggattgaaggtcagggagcttggtacagatgatgcgttcggctgatgaaaccaccctctgtagggctcgcctgtcctgcatggtgctgttcccgaaccaggttgagatgtttcccgtcaggatgctttctatggtgcaggagtagaagttccggAGCTCCTTGGAgagcagtctaaagtctctcaggcgtctgagatggtagagacgctgccgggcctttttcaccatggtgttgatgtgacaggaccatgacaggtcctgcgtgatgttaacactgaggtaacggaagctgtccactctctccattgggctcctgttgataacagggctctggtaggtcctctcctgcttggtactaaagtccactattaactccttcaTCTTGCTGGTGTTCAGGTGGAGCTTGtgcctctggcaccagttctccagatttccaacctcctccaggtacaacgtctcatcgttgtcagagatcaggcccaccacgaagGTCGTCagcgaacttgatgatggtggtggagtttgtagtagCTGCACAGTTgtaggtgtacagagagtacggcaaggggctccagtgctgagagtgatggtggctgagacatgtccatcCATCCTTCCTGCCTGTGGtcttggagatccactgacagagagatgagctgagtcccaggtgcaccagcttggtggtgagtgtggaagggattatcgtgttaaatgtCCTCTGTGAAtgttctagaaggacaaccatctctgcagcaattcaccaatcaggcctgtacaGTAGAGTGGCCAGAAGGAAGCCACTTCTTAGTAAAAAACACATGGCAGCCAGTctggcacctgaaggactctcagaccatgagaaacaaaattctctggtctgatgagataAAGATTGAGCGTCACGTtcggaggaaaccaggcaccgctcatgaCCAGTCCAaaaccatccctacagtgaagcgtggtggtggtggagggaaagatgactgcagcaatgtacagagacatcctggatgaaaacctgctccagagtgtcTCTTGAACTCACactggggcgacggttcatctttcagcaggacaacgatcccaaacacacagccaagatatgaaaggagtggcttcaggagaaCTCCAACcggagcccagacttgaatcccaTTGAATGTCTCTGGAGATCGTAAAAATGGCTGCTGGAAAGAGGAATAAGCAAAACTGGCCAAAATAGGTGTGCCAAGCGTGTggaatcatattaaaaaaatacttgaggctgtaattgctgccaaaggggcatcttacaaagtattgagcaaaggctgtgaata
Above is a genomic segment from Denticeps clupeoides chromosome 8, fDenClu1.1, whole genome shotgun sequence containing:
- the gfral gene encoding GDNF family receptor alpha-2; translated protein: MREVRLSGAAFAVGALCLHIFCMEAASEARNCSALMKAHAAESGWCGRDWPVLTRICHFEDGGCRTKGAELCNLTVQSMLAQASLRHGLVCSGEEPCTFLHLLASHCQTANGPHSLAESRPPGCLSALQSCMASHRCASPYERMEESCRPGRGQCGTAAGYEYCLALWERLRRTPLSNCTCGRARRKCLAVQQIFQKKPCVQDSQEGVQPGLSPVTGFMPQYEQGTPPKAKWQDSSLAAQAHATNRSCFQRMRACVEDKVCNRWLVPLVQACPPSQCVQTLCETAVRQFYSGAPEGVAEALFFCTCDRGDQACQLAEASLHGGTCGGQEVWTCLEMLDGCLQNPACSQKFEDLTSRCLGIEPDLHAGLDAGGWPDLVGDERCRAALVATAGSRLQRPCSCDGLHGRDLHKCHALQQVLHNKSWFMKSSRADSSPAQPSPIYTSPNGEWWFRGGF